The Verrucomicrobiia bacterium genome has a segment encoding these proteins:
- a CDS encoding GNAT family N-acetyltransferase — translation MPDAIGLRPAEPADEPFLLRVYGSTRAEELAQTNWSVEEKSAFVQMQFSAQTQFYQENYEGAEYLIVLCDQRPGGRLYVHRTQEEIRVMDIALLPEFRGKGIGTLLLNQLFAEGRSSGKSVGIHVEIFNPAVRLYQRLGFRKMADKGVYHFYQWFPDSQVKQLD, via the coding sequence ATGCCTGACGCGATTGGGCTGCGTCCTGCCGAACCGGCCGACGAACCCTTCCTCCTGAGAGTATATGGTTCCACCCGGGCAGAGGAACTGGCACAAACGAATTGGAGCGTGGAGGAAAAGAGCGCGTTTGTGCAGATGCAATTCAGCGCGCAAACGCAATTCTACCAGGAAAATTACGAGGGTGCTGAATACCTGATTGTGCTTTGTGACCAGCGCCCGGGCGGGAGATTGTATGTTCATCGCACCCAGGAGGAAATCCGCGTCATGGATATCGCGCTGCTCCCGGAATTTCGCGGAAAAGGCATTGGAACTCTCTTACTGAACCAACTGTTCGCGGAAGGTCGATCGAGTGGAAAGTCAGTTGGAATTCACGTCGAAATCTTCAACCCGGCTGTCCGACTCTACCAACGACTTGGATTTCGGAAGATGGCCGACAAAGGTGTCTACCACTTTTATCAGTGGTTCCCCGATTCTCAGGTCAAGCAGCTCGATTGA
- a CDS encoding tail fiber protein encodes MSDPFVAEIRIFPFNFPPTGWAFCDGQLMPISQNTALFSLLGTVYGGDGKSTFALPDLQGNAAMQPGQGQGLSLRDLGEMSGVESITLLVSEIPFHTHAISANNLDPANALVPEPQMSLGVPTGGVLYATSGSGPTLTPMAYQTLPPAGGGLPHNNMQPYLTLNFCIAMQGVFPQRP; translated from the coding sequence ATGTCCGACCCATTCGTTGCTGAAATTCGTATCTTTCCTTTCAATTTCCCTCCGACGGGCTGGGCTTTCTGCGATGGACAGCTCATGCCGATCAGCCAGAACACGGCCCTTTTTTCGCTGCTCGGAACGGTTTATGGCGGCGACGGAAAATCCACCTTCGCCCTGCCCGACCTTCAGGGGAATGCCGCGATGCAGCCTGGCCAGGGACAGGGCCTATCGCTGCGTGATCTCGGCGAAATGAGCGGAGTGGAATCGATCACACTCCTAGTCTCGGAAATTCCGTTTCATACCCACGCGATTTCCGCCAACAACCTCGATCCTGCCAACGCATTGGTTCCCGAGCCACAGATGAGTTTGGGCGTGCCGACAGGCGGCGTGCTTTACGCCACCAGCGGTTCCGGTCCGACACTGACCCCCATGGCGTATCAGACGCTGCCCCCTGCGGGAGGAGGTTTGCCGCACAACAACATGCAACCTTACCTGACGCTGAACTTCTGCATTGCGATGCAGGGAGTCTTCCCGCAGCGCCCTTAA
- a CDS encoding tail fiber protein has product MPEPMVGEIRMFAGNFAPNGWMFCEGQSLPISENEVLFQLIGTTYGGDGEETFNLPNLASRIPVHMGTGPDGTTYQIGEMFGTEQETLAVQQIPNHTHPFTASTANGTATNPQGNVIAGSTSSVKPYILDAPSTQMNAAMASPAGGSQPHENTQPFLCINYIISLFGVFPQQT; this is encoded by the coding sequence ATGCCAGAACCAATGGTTGGAGAAATCAGGATGTTCGCCGGGAATTTCGCGCCGAATGGATGGATGTTTTGCGAAGGCCAGTCGCTTCCCATCTCGGAAAACGAGGTCCTTTTTCAATTGATCGGAACCACATACGGCGGCGACGGCGAGGAAACGTTCAACCTGCCAAACCTCGCCAGCCGCATCCCGGTTCACATGGGAACGGGCCCCGACGGCACGACTTACCAAATCGGCGAAATGTTCGGGACCGAACAGGAGACACTCGCGGTCCAACAGATTCCGAATCACACCCACCCGTTCACTGCCAGCACCGCGAACGGAACCGCGACGAATCCGCAAGGCAACGTGATTGCCGGCAGCACTTCATCCGTCAAGCCTTACATCCTGGATGCGCCCTCCACGCAGATGAACGCGGCAATGGCCTCCCCGGCTGGCGGAAGTCAGCCGCACGAAAACACGCAGCCATTTCTCTGCATCAACTACATCATCTCGTTGTTTGGAGTTTTCCCGCAACAAACCTGA
- a CDS encoding tail fiber protein, with amino-acid sequence MSEPFLSEIKIFSFNFPPKGWALCNGQFLPINQNQALFALLGTTYGGNGQTTFALPNLRGRVPIHMGNGHTLGEQAGSTSVTVNIQQLPTHLHAAMAADNPSDQSANPAGNYLGPVNNLYSAPTQLVTLHPGTVSSVGGSQPHNNMMPTLVLNFCIALQGIFPSQN; translated from the coding sequence ATGTCCGAACCATTCCTTTCCGAAATCAAAATCTTCTCGTTCAACTTCCCGCCCAAGGGCTGGGCCCTGTGCAATGGCCAGTTTTTGCCGATCAACCAAAACCAGGCATTGTTCGCGCTGCTTGGAACGACCTATGGCGGCAATGGTCAGACGACATTCGCCCTCCCCAATCTTCGCGGCCGCGTGCCCATCCATATGGGAAATGGCCACACCCTCGGCGAACAGGCGGGCAGCACATCCGTGACGGTGAACATCCAGCAATTGCCAACGCATCTGCATGCGGCAATGGCCGCCGACAATCCGTCCGACCAATCCGCCAATCCGGCCGGCAACTATCTCGGCCCGGTGAACAATCTCTATTCGGCGCCCACGCAGTTGGTGACGCTCCACCCTGGAACGGTATCGAGTGTCGGCGGAAGCCAGCCGCACAACAACATGATGCCGACGCTCGTGCTGAACTTCTGCATCGCATTGCAGGGCATTTTCCCGTCGCAAAACTGA
- a CDS encoding phosphoribosyltransferase, with protein sequence MPELPASRNRGACVRDLALLLPDLESGGHFLAPHLAHYSSDPNTIVLALVRGGVPAAIAIASSLRLPIDVVLVRKLFAPDGPYLPVCAASVGGRTVLDRRLPTLAEKPKPGIKQFVEDALASLADRTQLCRGDCPPLDIRNRTVLLIDNGARTGGTIRASVDAMRQLAPAKIVVAIPVGSVECRAMLKNTADELICPAWHDRFGHVGMWYARYDVPALEEIQRLTNSVPRALAVERNSGRNTSAEIGSADKA encoded by the coding sequence ATGCCAGAACTGCCAGCCAGCCGGAATCGCGGCGCATGCGTGCGCGATCTGGCCTTGCTCCTGCCTGACCTGGAAAGCGGGGGACATTTCCTCGCGCCGCATCTGGCACACTATTCGTCAGATCCGAACACAATCGTTCTGGCGCTTGTTCGCGGCGGCGTCCCGGCCGCAATCGCGATCGCCAGCAGCTTGCGCCTTCCAATCGACGTTGTCCTCGTGCGAAAACTGTTTGCACCCGACGGCCCGTACCTGCCCGTCTGCGCTGCATCTGTCGGCGGCCGCACGGTGCTCGATCGCCGCTTGCCGACTCTCGCCGAAAAGCCCAAGCCGGGAATCAAACAGTTCGTTGAGGACGCCTTGGCATCGCTCGCGGACCGAACCCAACTGTGTCGCGGCGATTGCCCGCCGCTGGACATTCGAAATCGAACGGTGCTCCTGATCGACAATGGCGCGCGGACCGGCGGAACCATACGTGCGAGTGTTGATGCGATGCGCCAGCTTGCCCCAGCGAAGATCGTTGTGGCCATTCCCGTTGGTTCCGTAGAATGCCGCGCGATGCTCAAGAACACCGCTGACGAACTGATCTGCCCGGCCTGGCACGATCGCTTCGGCCACGTGGGGATGTGGTACGCGCGCTACGACGTTCCAGCGCTTGAAGAAATCCAGCGCCTGACGAACAGTGTGCCACGCGCCCTTGCTGTCGAGCGCAATTCGGGGAGAAACACTTCAGCGGAGATCGGATCCGCCGATAAGGCGTGA
- a CDS encoding LamG-like jellyroll fold domain-containing protein, translating into MKLAFFLRTVAVVLCFLAASSGSAQSGGPGQALNFDGSSQYVSVANPPTLGTNFTIEAWILPQPVDDLYHGILGFQPGDSAQRAPSLWIHGQSGLHAGFGDGTNWISATTPAGLLRTNDWNHVAASYDGATYRLLLNGAVVFSTNVVAVPYATPLGNIGRVDNYFPGSIDEVRVWNTPRSTEHIQLLMHHRVNGSEPGLVVYYHFDEGSGASTADAAAAAGASTGTLVGNPNWISSSAPIGLSAVMRDELVLDADNDGKISPGDRIRYTVVLTNSSGTDLQGLQFGSDLGTNVSVVSVNTSPVARPDSYNAIGNTLLTVNAAAGVLANDSDADGNAVMVDLFDTTTANGGTVVVNNADGSFTYLPAAGFTGTDTFSYRITDSGGAKSAGLVTVTVAEMVWYVDANAAPGGDGRSTQPFQNFTSLNGNGGAGDVDGTGHYIYVRTGTYDSSLRLEAEQKLTGQGVDLVVAGQTLETAVARPKISPASGTAIVLSTNNVVRGLDVNPLNGKGIAGTNFASVQLSTVSVTANGGAALDLSSGSVSATISILGSTNSPGEGMRLVNLSGTLTVTNGLIRGASGTDIHVDQGAPTITYAGSITNTGGRSIVVQNLSGGSVSLPGVIVDSGTGILLQNNVSGSSTITFAGTLKQLNTGSNTAMTIANNAGATIQFLNGGLDIDTTTGIAASLSGDGAVTISGGNNSINSTSGTAFAVSGGNGTIACDANITNTTGRVVEIQNRTGGTITLSGTLHNSGTGILVQNNNTGSTKTIQFTGSAVNLNTGANAAATLANNSGTTIDFTGGALNIDATSGAGFSVTGGAAAINVTGSANTIDVTTGTALNVANSTIGSSGLTFRRITSNGGSNTGIILDNTGSSGGLTVTGTGSAGSGGTIANKSGSDGSTGQGTGVYLNNCVGVSLSHLQMNDFQNRAIYGSSVSGFTLANSIINGVNGNSAADALGDGDAANDDACVSFRNLTGTATILNCTISGGFEDNVRVINSTGTLNRLNVANVTFGLNGTASGDNSLLIQAQNFAVLNASIVNSTFNGARGDVFQFDLGNSSTGDLVFSNNLCINTHSAIAVGGGGITVSGGGVVGANPQLTYDINANTFRGARGDAILVALQTGSGTFTGRIRNNTIGLAATDSSGSREASGIEVRVVNGTGTQNVTIDNNQIRQYSNFGIYLATAQGSFNGTINASVINNTVANPSTFDVLGFKRGIYLEMGASTGDAYSACVDIRNNTTAGSGDGGPGGPDIRLRRVVSTCTIRLPGYGGGDVDTTAVANFIAAQNIGAETVTASGSFLGGVACPTP; encoded by the coding sequence ATGAAACTGGCTTTCTTTTTGCGCACTGTTGCGGTCGTCCTTTGTTTTTTGGCCGCGTCCAGCGGTTCGGCGCAATCGGGAGGTCCCGGCCAGGCGCTGAACTTTGATGGCTCCAGCCAATACGTAAGCGTGGCCAACCCGCCGACCCTCGGCACGAACTTCACCATCGAGGCCTGGATCCTCCCGCAACCGGTCGATGATTTGTATCACGGAATCCTTGGATTCCAGCCAGGCGATTCCGCGCAGCGTGCGCCGAGCCTTTGGATCCATGGTCAAAGCGGGCTGCATGCCGGCTTCGGCGACGGGACAAACTGGATTTCTGCGACAACGCCGGCCGGCCTGCTTCGCACGAATGATTGGAATCACGTGGCGGCATCGTACGACGGCGCCACTTATAGACTCCTTCTGAACGGAGCCGTTGTGTTTTCCACAAACGTGGTGGCAGTTCCTTATGCAACGCCCCTCGGCAATATCGGACGGGTTGACAATTATTTCCCCGGCAGCATTGACGAAGTCCGCGTCTGGAACACGCCGCGATCGACCGAACACATCCAGCTGTTGATGCACCACCGCGTGAACGGCTCGGAACCTGGATTGGTCGTCTATTACCATTTCGATGAAGGTTCGGGCGCGTCGACCGCGGATGCTGCGGCCGCAGCCGGAGCGAGCACGGGAACCCTCGTTGGGAATCCCAACTGGATCTCGTCGAGCGCGCCGATCGGGCTCAGCGCCGTCATGCGGGATGAATTGGTGCTCGACGCCGACAATGACGGCAAAATAAGCCCGGGCGACCGGATTCGCTATACGGTTGTTTTGACGAACAGCTCGGGAACTGATTTGCAAGGGCTGCAATTTGGCAGTGATCTCGGAACGAATGTTTCGGTTGTGTCGGTCAACACGTCGCCTGTGGCGCGTCCTGATTCGTACAACGCGATAGGCAATACGCTCCTCACGGTGAACGCGGCGGCAGGTGTTCTTGCGAATGACAGCGACGCCGATGGAAACGCAGTCATGGTTGACCTGTTTGACACAACAACCGCAAACGGCGGCACGGTCGTAGTGAACAATGCCGATGGCAGCTTCACGTATCTGCCCGCGGCGGGCTTTACCGGGACTGACACGTTTTCCTATCGCATCACGGATTCGGGAGGCGCAAAGAGCGCCGGCCTGGTGACTGTGACCGTGGCCGAGATGGTTTGGTATGTGGATGCAAACGCGGCACCGGGTGGCGACGGCCGCTCGACGCAGCCGTTCCAGAACTTCACCAGCTTGAATGGAAATGGCGGCGCGGGCGATGTGGATGGGACTGGTCATTACATCTACGTCCGCACCGGAACCTATGATTCCTCGCTGCGGCTGGAAGCGGAACAAAAGCTGACCGGGCAGGGCGTCGACCTCGTGGTCGCAGGCCAGACCCTGGAAACGGCTGTCGCAAGGCCAAAAATTTCTCCTGCATCGGGGACTGCAATTGTTTTGTCCACCAACAACGTCGTTCGCGGGCTGGATGTGAACCCGTTGAACGGCAAGGGCATTGCTGGAACGAACTTCGCAAGCGTCCAGTTAAGCACTGTGTCAGTCACCGCAAATGGCGGGGCGGCTCTGGATCTCAGCAGCGGCTCCGTATCGGCGACGATTTCAATCCTTGGCTCAACCAACAGCCCGGGAGAGGGCATGCGACTGGTGAATCTCAGCGGCACGTTGACAGTGACCAACGGACTTATCCGCGGTGCGAGCGGAACAGACATCCACGTCGATCAAGGCGCGCCCACGATTACCTATGCGGGTTCAATCACAAACACTGGCGGACGATCGATCGTTGTTCAGAATCTCAGCGGCGGGAGCGTCTCGCTGCCAGGGGTGATTGTGGATTCTGGCACGGGGATCCTGCTGCAAAATAACGTCTCGGGTTCATCCACCATCACCTTTGCGGGAACGCTGAAACAGCTGAACACCGGCTCGAATACGGCAATGACGATCGCCAACAATGCAGGCGCAACAATTCAATTCCTGAATGGCGGTCTCGACATCGACACCACAACAGGCATTGCGGCAAGTCTGAGCGGGGACGGTGCCGTGACGATTTCTGGGGGAAACAACTCGATCAACAGCACCTCTGGAACGGCGTTCGCCGTTTCGGGCGGCAACGGAACGATCGCTTGTGATGCAAACATCACGAACACGACAGGCCGCGTTGTAGAGATTCAAAACCGAACAGGTGGGACGATCACGCTGTCGGGCACGTTGCACAACAGCGGCACGGGCATCCTGGTCCAAAACAATAACACTGGCTCCACGAAGACAATCCAGTTCACGGGTTCCGCAGTGAACCTGAATACCGGCGCCAATGCGGCGGCGACGCTTGCAAACAACAGCGGCACGACCATTGACTTCACTGGCGGGGCGCTGAACATCGACGCCACGTCCGGTGCGGGGTTCAGCGTGACGGGTGGCGCGGCCGCGATCAACGTTACAGGTTCGGCAAACACGATCGATGTCACCACTGGAACTGCGCTCAATGTGGCGAATTCCACGATTGGATCGAGCGGTCTGACTTTTCGGCGCATCACATCCAACGGCGGGTCCAACACAGGGATCATTCTCGACAACACGGGAAGCAGCGGAGGACTCACCGTCACTGGAACGGGGAGCGCGGGTTCCGGCGGAACCATTGCCAACAAGAGCGGCAGCGATGGTTCAACGGGGCAGGGAACGGGTGTTTACCTGAACAATTGCGTGGGCGTTTCACTGTCCCACCTGCAAATGAACGACTTCCAAAATCGGGCGATCTACGGTTCCAGCGTGTCGGGATTCACGCTCGCAAATTCCATCATCAACGGGGTCAACGGCAACAGCGCTGCGGACGCGCTTGGAGACGGCGACGCGGCGAATGACGACGCGTGCGTGAGCTTCAGGAATCTCACGGGCACCGCGACGATTTTGAACTGCACAATCTCGGGTGGATTTGAAGATAATGTGCGCGTGATCAATTCAACCGGGACGTTGAACCGGCTGAACGTTGCGAACGTGACTTTTGGATTGAACGGCACAGCTTCGGGCGACAATTCGCTGCTGATCCAGGCGCAGAACTTCGCGGTGCTGAACGCAAGCATTGTGAATAGCACGTTCAATGGCGCACGCGGTGATGTGTTCCAGTTCGACCTCGGCAATTCCTCAACGGGCGACCTGGTGTTCAGCAACAACCTGTGCATCAACACCCATTCAGCGATTGCAGTGGGCGGCGGCGGCATCACGGTTTCCGGCGGCGGGGTTGTTGGGGCGAATCCGCAGCTCACCTACGACATCAATGCCAATACGTTCCGCGGCGCTCGCGGCGATGCCATTCTTGTGGCGCTGCAAACGGGCTCGGGAACATTCACGGGCCGGATTCGCAACAACACAATCGGTCTCGCTGCAACCGACAGCTCCGGATCGCGAGAGGCGAGTGGAATTGAGGTGCGGGTGGTCAATGGAACAGGCACGCAAAACGTTACCATCGATAACAACCAGATCCGGCAATACAGCAACTTCGGAATTTACCTCGCGACCGCGCAAGGCAGCTTCAACGGAACTATCAATGCGTCTGTTATCAACAACACCGTCGCAAATCCCTCCACGTTCGATGTTCTCGGCTTCAAGCGCGGTATCTATCTCGAGATGGGCGCCTCGACGGGTGACGCCTACTCCGCGTGCGTGGACATCAGAAACAACACGACCGCAGGATCGGGTGACGGCGGGCCAGGCGGGCCGGATATCCGGCTGAGGCGCGTGGTATCCACCTGCACGATCCGGCTGCCAGGATACGGTGGCGGTGACGTCGATACGACGGCGGTGGCGAACTTCATCGCCGCGCAGAACATCGGTGCGGAAACCGTAACGGCAAGCGGGAGCTTCCTCGGCGGGGTTGCATGTCCCACTCCGTAA
- a CDS encoding Ig-like domain-containing protein, which produces MIRFSQLLSLIALTLASALSPAAGQIALNIGDLPSGQVVTIVCEVTINDPLPPGVFAITNQGTFTANNLAAKVTDDPDSFPLNDATVTSVDAELDFGDAPATYPVLLVNDGARHVLPFGGVTLFLGEVPPDIETDGAPAAPADGDQDEDGVLLPVVFNGNTITDVRVTSSASGLLNAWFDWNADGDWDDAAEQVATNLSVSAGTNVVAVAVPNLLAGGRSYARFRLSSDSDLTPRGLASNGEVEDYEILLNAAPAIAGVGMAQPVTDNSWLAPFSSATITDLHSPTQTVSAVILIDEPARGQLSNLGDFVEGSAGIYEMSGTPGDINLVIQGITFIPAPNRVAAGSTETVTFALLLDDGYVTTTNVGGSVVSTSVNDAPSITNQLFTVSENSVGGALVGVVSAVDPDPATTLTFAVVSGDAADAFALDVASGELTVANPAALDFEVTTNYVLTVQVTDDGPGELFNTATMTIQVTDANDAPTDIVFSGAPVNQSAGVNAMVGELSCSDVDSSSFVYSLVAGGGDADNALFSISDSSLRANDASAMAAGTYSVRIQADDNSGGTLEKPFQITVVDTTPPSISIGAPSIAETSAGPVEFVITYGGADAITLAAQDVTVGQTGSAAGSVLVTGSGLNTRSVIITNISGSGSLTISVAAGTASDLATNTAAGAGPSAAVVVNAAPSIAANIASFEIGEGDWVTNSGTFADVEGNANVSVSASAGNVSSDVAGTWTWYLNAADGPDESQTVVIHAGDGVSTNAASFSLVVTNLAPVAISQTVTNLEDVVANLTLTASDAGNDSITNWVIIAGPTNGVISGTLPAVIYTPATNYFGSDSFTFAATDSDGAESLPATVLISIIAENDLPLVGADNMTRPKTTRIAKATTASLMENDTDVEGDALVIDSVGNALPLGATVAIAGNFIVYTAPANNAGNGSFAYTVTDGSGFATNVVSVVEVNGFPSGANPNSADIAVSGQDFRLSFIGVPGHSYRVQFTTNSGVPYVWNEFDPLAVYTASTNGLFLHTDVNPQSPWRLYRAVRNP; this is translated from the coding sequence ATGATACGCTTCAGCCAACTCCTCTCGCTCATCGCGCTCACCCTCGCGTCAGCTCTCTCACCTGCGGCAGGACAGATCGCATTGAACATCGGAGACCTTCCCAGCGGACAGGTGGTGACGATCGTCTGCGAAGTCACGATCAATGATCCGCTTCCTCCGGGTGTTTTTGCGATCACCAACCAAGGGACATTCACCGCGAACAATCTTGCGGCGAAGGTGACGGACGATCCTGATTCGTTTCCGCTGAATGATGCCACGGTCACGTCTGTTGATGCAGAACTGGATTTCGGCGACGCTCCTGCGACATATCCCGTGCTGCTTGTTAACGATGGCGCGCGACATGTGCTGCCTTTCGGTGGCGTGACGCTGTTCCTCGGGGAGGTTCCGCCTGACATTGAGACTGACGGTGCACCGGCGGCCCCGGCCGACGGCGACCAGGATGAGGATGGAGTGCTTTTGCCGGTGGTCTTCAACGGAAACACAATCACCGATGTGCGTGTCACATCCAGCGCAAGCGGACTGCTTAATGCATGGTTTGACTGGAACGCGGACGGGGATTGGGACGATGCCGCGGAGCAGGTCGCGACGAATCTTTCAGTTTCGGCGGGAACCAACGTTGTCGCTGTTGCAGTGCCCAACCTACTGGCGGGCGGCCGCTCGTATGCGCGTTTCCGGCTGAGCAGTGACTCTGACTTGACCCCGCGCGGCCTGGCTTCGAATGGAGAAGTGGAGGACTACGAAATACTGTTGAACGCTGCCCCCGCAATCGCAGGAGTGGGCATGGCACAACCTGTGACTGACAACTCGTGGCTGGCCCCGTTCAGCAGCGCAACCATTACAGATTTACATTCACCCACGCAGACTGTTTCCGCGGTGATTCTGATCGACGAACCCGCGAGGGGACAGTTGAGCAACCTGGGGGACTTTGTCGAAGGTTCTGCGGGCATTTACGAAATGAGCGGGACGCCGGGGGATATTAACCTTGTAATTCAAGGAATCACATTCATTCCGGCGCCGAATCGTGTCGCCGCCGGTTCGACGGAAACGGTCACCTTTGCGCTCTTGCTGGATGACGGTTACGTGACCACGACCAATGTCGGTGGTTCGGTGGTATCGACATCCGTGAACGACGCGCCCTCCATCACCAACCAGCTTTTCACCGTGAGCGAGAACAGCGTCGGGGGAGCACTTGTTGGAGTTGTGTCAGCAGTCGATCCGGATCCTGCCACCACGTTGACCTTCGCAGTTGTGTCGGGCGATGCGGCAGACGCATTCGCATTGGACGTTGCTTCGGGCGAACTGACCGTTGCCAACCCCGCAGCGCTTGATTTTGAAGTCACCACCAACTACGTGCTCACGGTTCAAGTGACCGACGATGGTCCCGGCGAATTGTTCAACACAGCCACTATGACGATCCAGGTGACAGACGCGAACGATGCTCCCACTGACATTGTGTTTTCTGGCGCACCGGTGAACCAGAGCGCAGGTGTAAACGCAATGGTTGGCGAACTATCGTGTTCCGATGTTGACAGTTCGTCGTTCGTGTATTCGCTGGTTGCAGGGGGCGGGGACGCAGACAACGCGCTGTTTAGTATTTCTGACTCCAGCCTCCGCGCAAATGACGCGTCTGCCATGGCCGCGGGAACGTATTCGGTTCGAATCCAGGCCGATGACAACAGCGGTGGAACTTTGGAGAAGCCCTTTCAGATCACCGTTGTGGATACGACGCCGCCTTCCATCAGCATTGGTGCTCCGTCCATTGCGGAAACGAGCGCCGGACCGGTTGAATTTGTCATTACTTACGGAGGTGCCGATGCCATCACCCTGGCGGCGCAGGATGTGACTGTCGGACAGACGGGGTCCGCAGCGGGTTCCGTTTTGGTGACGGGTTCCGGACTCAATACCCGGAGCGTGATCATCACGAATATTTCGGGAAGCGGTTCATTGACCATCAGCGTCGCTGCGGGAACTGCGAGTGATCTGGCAACGAACACCGCGGCGGGTGCGGGGCCGAGCGCTGCTGTTGTTGTCAATGCGGCGCCCTCGATTGCAGCAAACATTGCTTCATTCGAAATCGGCGAAGGAGATTGGGTGACCAATTCGGGCACCTTCGCCGATGTGGAAGGCAACGCAAACGTCTCCGTTTCGGCATCTGCCGGAAACGTCAGCAGTGACGTGGCGGGCACGTGGACGTGGTATTTGAATGCCGCCGATGGTCCCGATGAAAGCCAGACAGTCGTGATTCACGCAGGCGACGGCGTCAGCACGAACGCGGCATCCTTCTCTCTTGTTGTCACAAACCTTGCGCCCGTGGCGATTTCACAAACTGTCACGAACCTCGAGGACGTTGTTGCGAACCTGACCCTGACTGCCAGCGATGCGGGCAACGATTCCATAACGAACTGGGTGATCATTGCGGGTCCCACCAACGGCGTGATCAGCGGCACCTTGCCCGCTGTGATCTACACGCCTGCCACGAATTATTTCGGAAGCGATTCGTTCACGTTTGCAGCGACCGATAGCGACGGGGCTGAAAGCCTGCCTGCGACGGTATTGATTTCCATCATAGCCGAGAACGATCTTCCGCTGGTGGGTGCGGACAACATGACTCGTCCGAAAACGACCCGTATTGCGAAGGCAACCACTGCCTCTCTCATGGAGAACGATACTGATGTGGAAGGTGATGCCTTGGTCATCGATTCGGTCGGAAACGCATTGCCCCTCGGAGCGACGGTTGCGATTGCGGGCAACTTCATCGTCTACACGGCCCCGGCCAACAACGCGGGGAATGGGAGCTTCGCTTACACGGTGACCGATGGTTCCGGATTTGCGACGAATGTCGTGTCCGTTGTGGAGGTGAACGGATTCCCGTCAGGGGCCAATCCCAACTCTGCGGACATTGCCGTGAGCGGACAGGATTTCCGATTGTCGTTTATTGGAGTGCCGGGTCACAGTTATCGCGTGCAGTTCACGACCAATTCCGGCGTGCCCTACGTCTGGAACGAGTTTGATCCGCTGGCGGTTTACACGGCGTCGACCAACGGCCTGTTCCTCCACACCGATGTGAACCCGCAGAGTCCCTGGCGCCTCTATCGCGCTGTGAGAAATCCCTGA
- the folE gene encoding GTP cyclohydrolase I FolE: MSQPNPEKIAEHYRGILQELGADVESEGLRETPLRAAKALIEMTEGSRMGTEQLTKMFKAECKAAVCHDMVIVDGIKEVGLCEHHLLPILMDITIAYVPDQKILGLSKLARIAGYFARRLQNQERTAHLIAAFVEQIVEPLGVAVLIDGKHMCAMARGVRDTHSVMKVNVMHGAFQKDQNLRNEFLARLR, translated from the coding sequence ATGTCACAGCCCAATCCGGAAAAAATTGCGGAGCACTATCGCGGAATCCTCCAGGAGCTTGGCGCGGACGTTGAATCGGAGGGGTTAAGGGAAACCCCGCTGCGCGCCGCAAAGGCCCTGATCGAAATGACGGAAGGGTCACGCATGGGAACCGAGCAGCTCACGAAGATGTTCAAGGCCGAGTGCAAAGCTGCGGTTTGCCACGACATGGTGATCGTGGACGGCATCAAGGAAGTGGGTTTGTGCGAGCATCACCTTCTTCCAATCCTGATGGACATCACCATTGCCTATGTCCCCGACCAGAAGATTCTCGGCCTTTCCAAGCTTGCGAGGATCGCGGGCTACTTTGCGAGACGTCTCCAGAACCAGGAGCGGACTGCGCATCTGATTGCGGCATTTGTCGAACAGATTGTCGAACCGCTCGGCGTTGCCGTGTTGATCGACGGCAAGCACATGTGCGCAATGGCTCGCGGGGTGCGCGACACACATTCCGTGATGAAGGTCAACGTGATGCACGGCGCCTTCCAGAAGGATCAAAACCTCCGGAACGAGTTCCTGGCGCGGCTGAGATAA